A stretch of the Polyangiaceae bacterium genome encodes the following:
- a CDS encoding sigma 54-interacting transcriptional regulator, translating to MSDVTETRHGPREKHENPSVLGLVVVFTEGLPPALVPVAVPGPLRIGRDASADFQLQDGQASRIHAEISPSLGGVLVTDLGSRNGTFIDGRRVVEPNAPAPFGSVVRCGKSLLRVVADITPYTALARTPADPLVGGPRIAAIRRLVESVGPLPDAVLIEGETGTGKEKIAEALHRQSGRRGELVPVNCAAIPAELVESELFGHTRGAFSGSERVRQGLFRAAEAGTLFLDEIGDLPLAVQAKLLRVLEGGEVRPVGEDRPQRIDVRVVAATNLSLDELVAEGRFRADLLHRIAAWRIRVPPLRERLDDVPLLTEHFYPSQTTSFSVEAMERLMIAGWPGNVRELRNVVRTAAARAVSAGSPRVLLEHLPPELGPPAAQPAAGEARVSDVEEAVLRARIETALALREGNVAQVARDLGFGRPWLYQTLRRFGIDPDSYRKR from the coding sequence TTGTCCGACGTCACCGAGACCCGGCACGGTCCCCGCGAAAAGCACGAGAACCCGAGCGTGCTCGGGCTCGTGGTCGTCTTCACCGAGGGGCTGCCGCCCGCGCTCGTGCCCGTCGCGGTGCCCGGACCCTTGCGCATCGGGCGCGACGCGAGCGCGGACTTCCAGCTCCAGGACGGCCAGGCCTCGCGCATCCACGCCGAGATCTCGCCGTCGCTCGGGGGCGTCCTGGTCACCGATCTCGGGAGCCGCAACGGCACCTTCATCGACGGGCGCCGGGTCGTCGAGCCCAACGCGCCCGCACCTTTCGGGTCGGTCGTGCGCTGCGGCAAGAGCCTGCTCCGAGTCGTCGCCGACATCACGCCGTACACGGCGCTGGCGCGCACGCCCGCCGACCCGCTGGTGGGCGGCCCGCGCATCGCGGCGATCCGCCGCTTGGTCGAGAGCGTCGGTCCCTTGCCGGATGCGGTGTTGATCGAGGGCGAGACCGGCACCGGCAAGGAGAAGATCGCGGAGGCGCTCCACCGGCAGAGCGGGCGCCGGGGCGAGCTGGTTCCGGTCAACTGCGCCGCCATCCCGGCAGAGCTGGTGGAGTCCGAGCTGTTCGGTCACACCCGCGGTGCGTTCTCGGGATCGGAGCGCGTGCGTCAGGGACTGTTCCGGGCGGCGGAGGCCGGCACGCTCTTCCTCGACGAGATCGGCGATCTTCCGTTGGCGGTGCAGGCCAAGCTGTTGCGCGTGCTGGAGGGCGGAGAGGTGCGACCGGTGGGCGAAGATCGGCCCCAGCGCATCGACGTGCGCGTGGTCGCCGCCACCAACCTGAGCCTCGACGAGCTGGTGGCCGAAGGGCGCTTTCGCGCCGATCTCCTGCACCGCATCGCCGCCTGGCGCATCCGCGTGCCGCCGCTGCGCGAGCGACTGGACGACGTGCCGCTCCTGACGGAGCACTTCTACCCGAGCCAGACCACCAGCTTCAGCGTGGAAGCCATGGAGCGCCTGATGATTGCGGGCTGGCCGGGCAACGTGCGAGAGCTTCGCAACGTGGTGCGCACCGCGGCCGCCCGCGCCGTGAGCGCCGGCTCGCCTCGGGTGCTCTTGGAGCACCTGCCGCCGGAGCTGGGGCCGCCCGCGGCTCAGCCTGCGGCCGGGGAGGCCCGGGTCAGCGACGTCGAGGAGGCCGTGCTGCGCGCGCGAATCGAGACGGCGCTGGCGCTGCGCGAGGGGAACGTCGCGCAAGTTGCGCGGGACCTGGGCTTCGGTCGTCCCTGGCTCTACCAGACACTGCGGCGCTTCGGCATCGATCCCGACTCCTACCGGAAGCGCTAG
- a CDS encoding VCBS repeat-containing protein, whose translation MWGCSRTGAGVIFALAVSACGSDEKSTRAAATGGSAGTDGGAGSGGSGGSAGEPAAPTFEKFELTSEFHSEGASYGDFDGDGIGDVVAGPFVYRGPDFKATIQIYPPVFFDRIGYSDNFFAFPRDLDGNGTLDVLFVNFPGKDAYWYENPKQVGAAWVRHSVLDEVSTESPRFTDLTGDGLPELVCANGGKLGWAEPGADPAQPWPFHPASEFKDYKPFTHGLGVGDIDGDGRKEILEAPGFWTPPASLIGDPVWSFEAHQFGGGGADMFATDVDGDGDADVIASLAAHGYGISWFEQVKGASGREFVEHPIAAKDPANPGDLEVIHEPHALALADVNGDGLLDIVTGERFWGHYDGWPSELASPAKLYWFELRRDAGGTRYIPHLIDDASGVGTQVVAGDVNADGRIDVVLSNKKGAFVFLQRAP comes from the coding sequence ATGTGGGGTTGCTCGAGGACGGGAGCAGGGGTCATTTTCGCGCTGGCCGTGAGCGCTTGCGGCAGCGACGAGAAGAGCACGCGCGCAGCAGCCACCGGCGGCAGCGCGGGAACGGACGGTGGCGCGGGAAGCGGGGGAAGCGGGGGAAGCGCCGGCGAACCGGCGGCGCCGACGTTCGAGAAATTCGAGCTGACCAGCGAATTCCATTCCGAAGGTGCGTCCTACGGCGACTTCGACGGCGACGGGATCGGCGACGTGGTCGCCGGGCCGTTCGTCTACCGCGGACCGGATTTCAAGGCGACAATCCAGATTTATCCGCCGGTGTTCTTCGACCGCATCGGTTACTCGGACAACTTCTTCGCGTTTCCGCGCGATCTCGACGGGAACGGGACGCTCGACGTCTTGTTCGTGAACTTTCCCGGCAAGGACGCGTACTGGTACGAAAATCCCAAACAGGTCGGCGCCGCTTGGGTGCGGCATTCGGTGCTCGACGAAGTGAGCACCGAGTCCCCGAGGTTCACGGATCTGACCGGGGACGGCCTTCCGGAGCTCGTGTGCGCGAACGGCGGAAAGCTCGGCTGGGCCGAGCCCGGCGCCGATCCCGCCCAGCCGTGGCCGTTCCACCCCGCGAGCGAATTCAAAGACTACAAACCCTTCACGCACGGGCTCGGCGTCGGAGACATCGACGGCGACGGGAGGAAGGAGATCCTCGAGGCGCCGGGTTTCTGGACCCCACCGGCGTCACTCATCGGCGATCCGGTTTGGAGCTTCGAGGCCCATCAATTCGGCGGCGGAGGCGCCGACATGTTTGCCACCGATGTCGATGGTGATGGTGACGCCGACGTGATTGCCAGCTTGGCCGCGCACGGCTACGGCATCTCGTGGTTCGAGCAGGTAAAAGGCGCCAGCGGACGCGAGTTCGTCGAGCACCCAATCGCTGCGAAGGATCCGGCCAACCCCGGAGACCTCGAGGTGATTCACGAGCCGCACGCGCTCGCGCTGGCCGACGTGAACGGCGACGGTCTCTTGGACATCGTCACCGGCGAACGCTTCTGGGGTCACTACGACGGGTGGCCGAGCGAGCTCGCCAGTCCCGCCAAGCTCTACTGGTTCGAGCTCCGGCGCGACGCCGGCGGCACCCGTTACATCCCGCACTTGATCGACGACGCGTCGGGAGTCGGGACCCAAGTCGTCGCCGGCGACGTCAACGCTGATGGTCGCATCGACGTGGTGCTTTCGAACAAGAAGGGCGCCTTCGTATTCCTGCAACGAGCGCCGTGA
- a CDS encoding SPASM domain-containing protein, with the protein MRLAPRRLNANYRDDWSEASIESLRGGLAAAARVWADRVRDGAVVPVEPFHTKILSHLKGGTPCGSRCVLGNGELTVTPRGRLYPCPQMVGEDDSDEHVIGDLDDGVDFARAAELRAQKERNLETCASCELLERCQNQCGCRHVAAGGELGKITAVLCELEAASIEAADRVAEALVEERVPAFVDYYYRRPWRPAPGAALVQLSRRSS; encoded by the coding sequence GTGAGGTTGGCGCCACGTAGGCTCAACGCCAACTACCGCGACGACTGGAGCGAGGCTTCCATCGAGTCGCTGCGCGGGGGCCTGGCTGCTGCGGCCCGGGTCTGGGCCGATCGCGTGCGCGACGGCGCTGTCGTTCCGGTCGAGCCGTTCCACACCAAGATCCTGTCGCACCTGAAAGGCGGCACACCGTGCGGGAGCCGCTGCGTGCTAGGCAACGGCGAGCTCACGGTCACGCCGAGAGGTCGTCTGTATCCGTGCCCGCAGATGGTGGGTGAGGACGACTCCGACGAGCACGTCATCGGCGACCTCGACGACGGCGTCGATTTCGCGCGAGCCGCTGAGCTCCGCGCGCAGAAGGAGCGGAACCTGGAGACCTGCGCGTCGTGCGAGCTCCTCGAGCGCTGCCAGAACCAGTGCGGCTGCCGCCACGTCGCGGCGGGCGGGGAGCTCGGGAAGATAACGGCCGTCCTGTGTGAGCTGGAGGCCGCCAGCATCGAGGCGGCGGATCGCGTCGCGGAGGCGCTGGTCGAAGAGCGGGTCCCGGCCTTCGTCGACTACTACTACCGACGACCGTGGAGGCCTGCGCCGGGCGCCGCGCTGGTGCAGCTCTCACGACGCTCGTCCTGA
- a CDS encoding serine/threonine protein kinase — translation MSSAAHSTHARSFLQKRLALMYRVGFALCVAFLLGVVVVRGLIGGTILTELRSPSRWFHILTTMVTGGCWLVLRAKPLRLRTLETIDAAGLLVLSVLLHFNGALFPIRTVAVFNLALTTGVAAVLRAVVVPSTASRTLTLGAIAGASALIVFFLSALHPAWPVRQSGPADWPLPFQLISLVLWLGTLLATATLASRVIFGLRREVSEARKLGQYTLGAKIGEGGMGIVYRATHGMLRRETALKLLPPDRIDAQSVRRFEREVVATARLRHPNTVAIFDYGRTPEGVFYYAMEYLDGLTIDELIEHEGPLPPGRVIWLLSQVCASLDEAHALGLVHRDIKPANIMVIGHTAAYDHVKVLDFGLVKTVTNVQASSLSRADELTGTPLYMAPELISEPDGAGPASDLYAVAAVGYYMLAGQHVFDGSSVIEVCADHLHTPPVPVHERLGRPVPADLEAIIMQGLAKAPGDRPASAAAFRDALARCDVAPWTQRDARSWWEEHGDAFEPRTNADTDLASARTIEVKRNSAV, via the coding sequence GTGAGCTCGGCCGCTCATTCCACACACGCTCGGAGCTTCCTTCAGAAGCGTCTGGCGCTGATGTACCGCGTGGGCTTCGCGCTGTGCGTCGCGTTCCTGCTCGGCGTCGTCGTGGTGCGTGGGCTGATCGGCGGGACAATCTTGACCGAGCTCCGCTCGCCCTCGCGCTGGTTCCACATCCTGACGACGATGGTCACCGGAGGCTGCTGGCTCGTGCTTCGCGCCAAGCCGCTCAGGCTGCGAACGCTCGAGACCATCGACGCCGCTGGCCTCCTGGTGCTCTCCGTCCTCCTGCATTTCAACGGCGCGCTGTTCCCGATCCGAACGGTCGCCGTGTTCAACCTGGCGCTGACCACGGGAGTCGCGGCCGTGCTCCGAGCCGTGGTCGTCCCGAGCACGGCAAGTCGCACGCTCACGCTGGGCGCCATCGCCGGCGCGTCCGCGTTGATCGTGTTCTTCTTGTCGGCGCTCCACCCCGCCTGGCCCGTGCGTCAATCGGGACCCGCGGACTGGCCGCTGCCGTTCCAGCTCATCAGCCTGGTCTTGTGGCTCGGCACGCTGTTGGCCACGGCCACCCTGGCCTCGCGGGTCATCTTCGGTCTGCGTCGGGAGGTCAGCGAGGCGCGGAAGCTCGGCCAATACACGCTGGGGGCGAAGATCGGCGAAGGCGGGATGGGCATCGTGTACCGCGCGACCCACGGCATGCTCCGGCGCGAGACCGCGCTGAAGCTCTTGCCGCCGGACCGCATCGACGCCCAGTCGGTGCGCCGCTTCGAGCGCGAGGTCGTGGCGACGGCCCGCCTCCGCCACCCGAACACGGTGGCCATCTTCGACTACGGTCGCACCCCCGAGGGCGTCTTCTACTACGCCATGGAGTACCTGGACGGGCTGACCATCGACGAGCTGATCGAGCACGAGGGCCCGCTCCCGCCCGGGCGAGTGATCTGGCTTCTCTCGCAGGTCTGCGCGTCGCTGGACGAGGCGCACGCCCTGGGGCTCGTGCATCGGGACATCAAGCCCGCGAACATCATGGTCATCGGGCACACTGCGGCCTACGATCACGTCAAGGTGCTGGACTTCGGCCTGGTCAAGACCGTCACGAACGTGCAGGCCAGCTCGCTGTCGCGCGCCGACGAGCTGACCGGCACTCCCTTGTACATGGCGCCGGAGCTGATCTCGGAGCCGGACGGCGCCGGGCCAGCCAGCGACCTCTACGCGGTCGCAGCCGTCGGCTACTACATGCTGGCGGGCCAGCACGTCTTCGACGGCAGCTCGGTGATCGAGGTCTGCGCCGACCACCTGCACACTCCGCCCGTCCCCGTTCACGAGCGGCTGGGGCGGCCGGTGCCTGCCGACTTGGAGGCGATCATCATGCAGGGACTGGCCAAGGCGCCCGGCGATCGGCCCGCGAGCGCCGCGGCGTTCCGCGACGCGCTCGCCCGCTGCGACGTCGCGCCCTGGACGCAGCGCGACGCTCGGTCTTGGTGGGAGGAGCACGGCGACGCGTTCGAGCCCAGGACCAACGCCGACACCGATCTGGCCAGCGCGAGGACGATCGAGGTCAAGCGCAACTCCGCGGTTTGA
- a CDS encoding DJ-1/PfpI family protein encodes MNPKAILCPLPDRDFDVTEVAVPWKLLTEAGHRVVFATEQGAEPRCDPLLIDGVVFGKLGAAEEPIRFYRELETSSAFKRPGRWNELALDGIDALLLPGGHAQGMRQYLDSEPLARQIAALWKRQVPVAAICHGVLAVARAKDPESGLSVLNKSRTTCLPAYMEGLAYGLTFWKRGRYYRTYPEYVEAEVRAALADPRRQFERGPLTFVTRGTREDDTGAFVVQDGHYVSARWPGDAYAFARALIARL; translated from the coding sequence ATGAACCCAAAGGCGATTCTGTGCCCGCTGCCCGACCGCGACTTCGACGTGACCGAGGTCGCCGTGCCCTGGAAGCTCCTGACCGAAGCCGGCCACCGCGTGGTGTTCGCGACGGAGCAGGGCGCCGAGCCGCGCTGTGATCCCTTGCTCATCGACGGCGTGGTCTTCGGCAAGCTCGGGGCCGCCGAGGAGCCCATCCGTTTCTATCGCGAGCTGGAGACGTCCAGCGCCTTCAAGCGCCCCGGCCGCTGGAACGAGCTCGCGCTCGACGGCATCGACGCGTTGCTCCTGCCCGGGGGCCACGCCCAGGGCATGCGCCAGTACCTGGACTCCGAGCCCTTGGCCCGGCAGATCGCGGCACTCTGGAAGCGCCAGGTCCCGGTCGCGGCCATCTGCCATGGCGTGCTGGCCGTGGCGCGCGCCAAGGACCCCGAGAGCGGCCTGAGCGTGCTCAACAAGAGCCGGACCACGTGTCTGCCGGCCTACATGGAGGGACTGGCGTACGGGCTCACCTTCTGGAAGCGCGGCCGCTACTACCGCACCTACCCTGAGTACGTCGAAGCGGAGGTGCGCGCCGCGCTCGCCGACCCGCGGCGGCAGTTCGAGAGGGGACCTCTCACCTTCGTGACGCGCGGGACCCGGGAAGACGACACCGGCGCCTTCGTGGTCCAAGACGGCCACTACGTCTCCGCGCGCTGGCCGGGGGACGCTTACGCGTTCGCGCGGGCGCTCATCGCGCGCCTGTGA
- a CDS encoding metalloregulator ArsR/SmtB family transcription factor, which yields MSPHRRFKDSVYEQFSRVGKAISAPKRLELLDLLCQGPRTVEVLAEQAGISVANASQHLQVLRASRLVESEKKGLYVEYRLAGDEVCQFYLALRRLAESRLAEVEQVTRAFFERRGALEAVAGDELLRRVRSGGVTVLDVRPVEEYRAGHIPGAISVPVGELEARLKELPRRREIVAYCRGPYCVMAVEAVELLRKRGFRARRLEQGVVDWRARGWRVEVVRAGRTR from the coding sequence ATGAGCCCCCACCGTCGCTTCAAGGACAGCGTCTACGAGCAGTTTTCCCGTGTCGGAAAGGCGATCTCGGCGCCGAAGCGGCTCGAGCTCCTCGACCTCCTGTGCCAGGGCCCGCGGACCGTCGAGGTTCTGGCGGAGCAAGCGGGCATCTCCGTCGCGAATGCATCGCAGCACCTTCAGGTGCTCCGCGCCTCTCGCCTGGTGGAGTCCGAGAAGAAGGGCCTGTACGTCGAGTACCGACTGGCGGGCGACGAGGTCTGCCAGTTCTACCTCGCGCTCAGGCGGCTCGCCGAGTCGCGCCTGGCCGAGGTCGAGCAGGTCACCCGCGCCTTCTTCGAGCGGCGGGGCGCCCTGGAAGCCGTCGCAGGCGACGAGCTGCTCCGGCGGGTGAGGAGCGGCGGCGTGACGGTGCTCGACGTGCGCCCCGTCGAGGAGTATCGCGCGGGGCACATCCCCGGCGCCATCTCCGTGCCCGTCGGCGAGCTCGAGGCCCGCCTGAAGGAGCTGCCACGACGGCGCGAGATCGTGGCCTACTGCCGCGGCCCCTACTGCGTGATGGCGGTGGAGGCGGTCGAGCTGCTGCGCAAGAGAGGCTTCCGCGCCCGGCGCCTGGAGCAGGGGGTCGTCGATTGGCGCGCCCGCGGCTGGCGCGTCGAGGTCGTGCGCGCAGGGAGGACCCGGTGA
- a CDS encoding MFS transporter codes for MVGMERTILPPIAEQDFDLSAKTAVLSFIVVFGVTKALTNYLAGRLSDRFGRKHVLIGGWLVAAPVPFLLMWAPSWSWVLFANALLGVSQGLTWSTTVIMKIDLAGPDKRGLAMGLNEFAGYFAVAGSAVATGFVAARYGLRPEPFYLGVAFVAFGLLLSALAVRETKHHVAAESRLHAELPPGELPTQRAIFWNTTLLDRNLSSVSQAGLVNNLNDGMAWGLFPLFFAAARMDLRSIGTLAAIYPATWGAAQLFTGAWSDRVGRKWLIASGMWVQAAGIACVVLAHGFAGFAAGAVLLGIGTAMVYPTLLAAIGDVAHPSWRASSVGVYRLWRDLGYAIGALLAGATADALGLPAAMWLVAALTFASGVVVAVRMRETLGDAVHPR; via the coding sequence ATGGTCGGGATGGAACGCACCATCTTGCCGCCGATCGCCGAGCAGGACTTCGATCTCTCCGCAAAGACCGCGGTGCTCTCGTTCATCGTCGTCTTCGGTGTGACGAAAGCGCTGACGAACTACCTGGCTGGGCGCCTCTCGGATCGGTTCGGGCGCAAGCACGTGCTGATCGGAGGCTGGCTCGTCGCGGCCCCGGTGCCGTTCCTCTTGATGTGGGCCCCGAGCTGGTCATGGGTGCTCTTCGCCAACGCGCTGCTCGGGGTGAGCCAGGGGCTGACCTGGTCGACGACGGTCATCATGAAGATCGACCTGGCCGGACCCGACAAGCGCGGTCTGGCGATGGGGCTCAACGAGTTCGCCGGCTACTTCGCGGTGGCTGGGAGCGCGGTCGCGACCGGCTTCGTCGCGGCGCGCTACGGGCTGCGCCCGGAGCCGTTTTACCTCGGCGTCGCCTTCGTCGCCTTCGGGCTCTTGCTCTCCGCGCTCGCGGTGCGTGAGACCAAGCACCACGTCGCCGCCGAGTCCCGACTCCACGCCGAGCTGCCGCCCGGTGAGCTTCCCACCCAGCGCGCGATCTTCTGGAACACGACGCTGCTCGACCGGAACCTGTCCAGCGTCAGCCAAGCGGGACTGGTGAACAACCTGAACGACGGCATGGCCTGGGGTCTCTTCCCCCTGTTCTTCGCCGCCGCGCGCATGGACCTCCGCTCGATTGGCACGCTGGCCGCCATCTACCCGGCGACCTGGGGCGCGGCGCAGCTCTTCACGGGTGCCTGGTCGGATCGCGTCGGGCGCAAGTGGCTCATCGCCTCGGGCATGTGGGTCCAGGCGGCGGGCATCGCGTGCGTCGTCCTCGCCCACGGCTTCGCCGGCTTCGCCGCAGGTGCCGTGCTGCTCGGCATCGGCACCGCGATGGTCTACCCGACCTTGCTCGCGGCGATCGGGGACGTCGCGCATCCTTCCTGGCGGGCGTCCTCGGTCGGGGTGTACCGGCTCTGGCGTGATCTCGGCTACGCCATCGGCGCGCTGCTCGCGGGCGCGACGGCCGACGCGCTGGGGCTCCCTGCGGCAATGTGGCTCGTGGCGGCGTTGACCTTCGCGTCCGGGGTCGTCGTCGCGGTGAGAATGCGCGAGACGCTCGGAGACGCCGTTCATCCGCGATGA
- a CDS encoding ankyrin repeat domain-containing protein, translating into MTTRLELDLERPAPGEDWELPHWMLAILPERRADAGHYSGQDSLPATLLLRVAGEPVAIAEPFTYQLTNEYCYDSEYYLVLRASEIVDAAAWSELPFGHLAEGDVFAAWDRFHGHEYLRTPESEERSMSYGGDWADLQLLVDDQHPRAVGPRPTRRVSPASLLRAVRAGDVERVRALLTRGADPNAGRDAPDAALRGVSVDRNSTALFEAVLQDSPPLVEALLAAGASVAAPWPDAMPPLACALVNRKLAVIPVLLAFGADPDEGFRGETARRLADELGLSELLNAARA; encoded by the coding sequence ATGACCACTCGCCTCGAGCTCGACCTCGAGCGCCCGGCGCCCGGCGAGGACTGGGAGCTGCCGCATTGGATGCTCGCCATCCTGCCGGAGCGACGCGCTGACGCCGGCCACTACTCGGGCCAGGACTCGCTTCCGGCGACGCTCCTCTTGCGGGTGGCGGGCGAGCCCGTCGCCATCGCCGAGCCGTTCACGTACCAACTGACGAACGAGTACTGCTACGACAGCGAGTACTACCTCGTGCTGCGCGCCAGCGAGATCGTCGACGCGGCGGCATGGTCCGAGCTGCCCTTCGGGCACCTGGCAGAAGGCGACGTGTTCGCGGCCTGGGATCGCTTTCACGGCCACGAGTACCTGCGCACGCCCGAATCGGAGGAGCGCTCGATGAGCTACGGCGGCGACTGGGCCGACCTGCAGCTCCTGGTCGACGACCAGCACCCGCGCGCCGTCGGGCCGCGCCCGACGCGGCGGGTTTCGCCGGCCTCGCTGCTCAGAGCGGTGCGCGCCGGGGACGTGGAGCGCGTGCGCGCGCTCTTGACCAGAGGTGCGGACCCCAACGCGGGACGCGACGCGCCCGATGCTGCGCTGCGCGGGGTCTCGGTCGATCGCAACAGCACCGCGCTCTTTGAAGCCGTGCTCCAGGACTCGCCTCCTCTGGTCGAAGCCCTGCTCGCGGCGGGCGCGAGCGTGGCGGCGCCCTGGCCGGACGCGATGCCCCCGCTCGCGTGCGCGCTCGTGAACCGGAAGCTCGCCGTGATCCCCGTGTTGCTGGCGTTCGGAGCGGACCCGGACGAAGGCTTCCGCGGCGAGACCGCGCGCCGGCTGGCGGATGAGCTCGGCTTGTCGGAGCTCTTGAACGCGGCGCGCGCGTGA
- a CDS encoding thiolase family protein codes for MRNKLAEPVSIAGVGCTRFGDLLETPEIKGLSLQELCAVASREALDDAGLAPQDVDAVFVGNAMVHSSQLPATETQIAKWTGMQFKAGVHFEAQCSTTNVGASLAAMAIASGVYDSVLVVGVEATRTKVKGASPFAREELPNDQVWLWTDMAVNQAYAVPQGYEIFSVYNGIPAQAYCRKYGISLEDYERGMFELCRTRRLHGSMTPKAATQETLEAEAQRQGMGDPWELWRSRHNPFMAWPARLHSMVRTADGASAMLLTRETIAKGLKKAPIGVKGFAIKYSDLPWYGEDPTLWPIDRMALDTAFAMAGITGKDIGYLHTHDCSHISSILTAELTGYLEPGKSLQAARDGRLRFDGDRPMSTHGGRHAFGHAWAASAGSDTYEAVKQMRGEAGSRQIKKQPGISVIHTHGYAMISTVLVLEGS; via the coding sequence ATGCGAAACAAACTGGCAGAGCCCGTCTCCATCGCCGGCGTGGGCTGCACGCGCTTCGGAGATCTGCTCGAGACGCCGGAGATCAAAGGGCTCAGCTTGCAGGAGCTGTGCGCCGTTGCCAGCCGCGAGGCGCTCGACGACGCGGGGCTCGCCCCCCAGGACGTGGACGCCGTCTTCGTGGGCAACGCCATGGTTCACAGCTCGCAGCTGCCGGCCACCGAGACTCAAATTGCGAAGTGGACCGGCATGCAGTTCAAGGCCGGCGTTCACTTCGAGGCGCAGTGCTCGACCACCAACGTCGGGGCTTCGCTGGCCGCGATGGCCATCGCCTCCGGCGTGTACGACAGCGTGCTCGTGGTGGGCGTCGAGGCGACGCGCACCAAGGTCAAGGGCGCGAGCCCCTTCGCCCGCGAGGAGCTGCCGAACGACCAGGTGTGGCTCTGGACGGACATGGCGGTGAACCAGGCCTACGCGGTGCCCCAAGGCTACGAGATCTTCTCGGTCTACAACGGCATCCCGGCGCAGGCCTACTGCCGCAAGTACGGAATTTCGCTCGAAGACTACGAGCGCGGCATGTTCGAGCTCTGCCGGACGCGGCGCCTGCACGGCTCGATGACCCCGAAGGCGGCCACGCAGGAGACCCTCGAGGCCGAGGCCCAACGTCAGGGCATGGGCGACCCGTGGGAGCTCTGGCGCTCTCGCCACAACCCGTTCATGGCCTGGCCAGCCCGACTGCACAGCATGGTGCGCACCGCCGACGGCGCGTCGGCCATGCTGCTGACGCGCGAGACCATCGCCAAGGGGCTGAAGAAGGCTCCCATCGGCGTCAAGGGCTTCGCCATCAAGTACTCCGACCTGCCTTGGTACGGAGAAGACCCGACGCTGTGGCCCATCGACCGGATGGCGCTCGACACGGCCTTCGCCATGGCGGGCATCACCGGCAAGGACATCGGCTACCTGCACACGCACGACTGCTCGCACATCTCCTCGATCCTGACCGCCGAGCTGACGGGCTACCTCGAGCCGGGCAAGTCGCTCCAGGCGGCGCGCGACGGACGCCTGCGCTTCGACGGCGATCGTCCCATGAGCACCCACGGCGGGCGGCACGCCTTCGGTCACGCCTGGGCGGCCAGCGCCGGCTCCGACACCTACGAAGCCGTCAAGCAGATGCGCGGCGAGGCGGGGTCGCGACAGATCAAGAAGCAGCCTGGGATCTCGGTGATCCACACCCACGGCTACGCAATGATTTCGACCGTCCTGGTCCTGGAAGGGAGCTGA